The genomic region ATTTTATGATTTTACCGGCTATTCTTGGAGTTAGACCGTTCGAGATCGCGGGAGCGGCGCAGGAAATATCTTCAGGGCCGATGGTCGAATACGGCGGTAAATTCCTGGCCTTTTCCCATATTCATCACGGGCTTCAAGAGTTCATCGGTCTCTCGCTTTTTGTGAATATATTTCTCGGTGGCGGCAACCTTTTCGGGTTATTTAGTTTCTATGCAAACAGCTTTCTGGGTAGTTTATTCGCTGTGTTAGTATTCTTGGCTAAGAT from bacterium harbors:
- a CDS encoding NADH-quinone oxidoreductase subunit H is translated as FMILPAILGVRPFEIAGAAQEISSGPMVEYGGKFLAFSHIHHGLQEFIGLSLFVNIFLGGGNLFGLFSFYANSFLGSLFAVLVFLAKILAVFMAGVFINAVFPRFRIEQAIKYLWTWPTLFAFSGVIAFLIIK